From one Neovison vison isolate M4711 chromosome 1, ASM_NN_V1, whole genome shotgun sequence genomic stretch:
- the TBXT gene encoding T-box transcription factor T isoform X2: MSSPGAESAGKSLQYRVDHLLSAVESELQAGSEKGDPTERELRVGLEESELWLRFKELTNEMIVTKNGRRMFPVLKVNVSGLDPNAMYSFLLDFVAADNHRWKYVNGEWVPGGKPEPQAPSCVYIHPDSPNFGAHWMKAPVSFSKVKLTNKLNGGGQIMLNSLHKYEPRIHIVRVGGAQRMITSHCFPETQFIAVTAYQNEEITALKIKYNPFAKAFLDAKERSDHKDLMEEPGDSQQSGSQWGWLIPGTSSLCPPAAPHPQFGGPLSLPSTHGCERYPALRNHRPTPYPSPYAHRNNSPTYSDNPSACLSMLQSHESWPSLGTPAHTSMLPMSHGAGAPTSSSQYPSLWSVSNGAITPGAPTAAMANGLGAQFFRGSPAHAAPLTHPGQASSSSGSPLYEGAPTATDIPDSQYDAAAQARLLASWTPVSPPSM; encoded by the exons ATGAGCTCCCCGGGCGCCGAGAGCGCGGGGAAGAGCCTGCAGTACCGCGTGGACCACCTGCTGAGCGCCGTGGAGAGCGAGCTGCAGGCGGGCAGCGAGAAGGGCGACCCCACGGAGCGCGAGCTGCgcgtggggctggaggagagcgAGCTGTGGCTGCGCTTCAAGGAGCTCACCAACGAGATGATCGTGACCAAGAACGGCAG GAGGATGTTCCCGGTGCTGAAGGTGAATGTGTCTGGCCTGGACCCCAACGCCATGTACTCCTTCTTGCTGGACTTCGTGGCTGCTGACAACCACCGCTGGAAGTACGTGAACGGAGAGTGGGTCCCCGGGGGCAAGCCCGAGCCCCAGGCGCCCAGCTGCGTCTATATCCACCCCGACTCGCCCAACTTCGGGGCCCACTGGATGAAGGCGCCCGTCTCCTTCAGCAAAGTCAAGCTCACCAACAAACTCAACGGAGGGGGTCAG ATCATGTTGAACTCCTTACACAAGTACGAGCCCCGGATCCACATAGTGAGGGTAGGGGGCGCACAGCGGATGATCACCAGCCACTGCTTCCCTGAGACCCAGTTCATCGCTGTGACCGCTTACCAGAACGAGGAG ATCACGgctcttaaaattaaatacaatccGTTTGCAAAAGCTTTCCTTGATGCAAAGGAAAG AAGTGATCACAAAGATCTGATGGAGGAACCTGGAGACAGCCAGCAGTCCGGGTCCCAAT GGGGGTGGCTCATCCCTGGAACCAGCAGCCTGTGCCCACCTGCCGCCCCTCACCCTCAGTTCGGAGggcccctctctcttccctccacgCACGGCTGTGAAAGGTACCCCGCCCTAAGGAACCACCGGCCAACCCCCTACCCCAGCCCTTACGCACACCGGAACAATTCTCCAA CCTATTCTGACAATCCGTCGGCGTGTTTGTCCATGCTCCAATCCCACGAGAGCTGGCCCAGCCTTGGGACCCCCGCCCACACCAGCATGCTCCCCATGAGCCACGGCGCCGGCGCACCCACCAGCTCCAG CCAGTACCCCAGCCTGTGGTCCGTGAGCAACGGCGCCATCACGCCCGGGGCCCCGACGGCGGCGATGGCCAACGGGCTCGGCGCGCAGTTCTTCCGGGGCTCGCCTGCGCATGCTGCGCCTCTCACCCACCCGGGGCAGGCCTCCTCCTCGTCGGGATCCCCGCTGTACGAAGGGGCCCCCACGGCCACAGACATTCCCGACAGCCAGTACGACGCGGCGGCGCAGGCCCGCCTCCTAGCCTCGTGGACGCCGGTGTCACCACCTTCCATGTGA
- the TBXT gene encoding T-box transcription factor T isoform X1 → MSSPGAESAGKSLQYRVDHLLSAVESELQAGSEKGDPTERELRVGLEESELWLRFKELTNEMIVTKNGRRMFPVLKVNVSGLDPNAMYSFLLDFVAADNHRWKYVNGEWVPGGKPEPQAPSCVYIHPDSPNFGAHWMKAPVSFSKVKLTNKLNGGGQIMLNSLHKYEPRIHIVRVGGAQRMITSHCFPETQFIAVTAYQNEEITALKIKYNPFAKAFLDAKERSDHKDLMEEPGDSQQSGSQSGGWLIPGTSSLCPPAAPHPQFGGPLSLPSTHGCERYPALRNHRPTPYPSPYAHRNNSPTYSDNPSACLSMLQSHESWPSLGTPAHTSMLPMSHGAGAPTSSSQYPSLWSVSNGAITPGAPTAAMANGLGAQFFRGSPAHAAPLTHPGQASSSSGSPLYEGAPTATDIPDSQYDAAAQARLLASWTPVSPPSM, encoded by the exons ATGAGCTCCCCGGGCGCCGAGAGCGCGGGGAAGAGCCTGCAGTACCGCGTGGACCACCTGCTGAGCGCCGTGGAGAGCGAGCTGCAGGCGGGCAGCGAGAAGGGCGACCCCACGGAGCGCGAGCTGCgcgtggggctggaggagagcgAGCTGTGGCTGCGCTTCAAGGAGCTCACCAACGAGATGATCGTGACCAAGAACGGCAG GAGGATGTTCCCGGTGCTGAAGGTGAATGTGTCTGGCCTGGACCCCAACGCCATGTACTCCTTCTTGCTGGACTTCGTGGCTGCTGACAACCACCGCTGGAAGTACGTGAACGGAGAGTGGGTCCCCGGGGGCAAGCCCGAGCCCCAGGCGCCCAGCTGCGTCTATATCCACCCCGACTCGCCCAACTTCGGGGCCCACTGGATGAAGGCGCCCGTCTCCTTCAGCAAAGTCAAGCTCACCAACAAACTCAACGGAGGGGGTCAG ATCATGTTGAACTCCTTACACAAGTACGAGCCCCGGATCCACATAGTGAGGGTAGGGGGCGCACAGCGGATGATCACCAGCCACTGCTTCCCTGAGACCCAGTTCATCGCTGTGACCGCTTACCAGAACGAGGAG ATCACGgctcttaaaattaaatacaatccGTTTGCAAAAGCTTTCCTTGATGCAAAGGAAAG AAGTGATCACAAAGATCTGATGGAGGAACCTGGAGACAGCCAGCAGTCCGGGTCCCAAT CAGGGGGGTGGCTCATCCCTGGAACCAGCAGCCTGTGCCCACCTGCCGCCCCTCACCCTCAGTTCGGAGggcccctctctcttccctccacgCACGGCTGTGAAAGGTACCCCGCCCTAAGGAACCACCGGCCAACCCCCTACCCCAGCCCTTACGCACACCGGAACAATTCTCCAA CCTATTCTGACAATCCGTCGGCGTGTTTGTCCATGCTCCAATCCCACGAGAGCTGGCCCAGCCTTGGGACCCCCGCCCACACCAGCATGCTCCCCATGAGCCACGGCGCCGGCGCACCCACCAGCTCCAG CCAGTACCCCAGCCTGTGGTCCGTGAGCAACGGCGCCATCACGCCCGGGGCCCCGACGGCGGCGATGGCCAACGGGCTCGGCGCGCAGTTCTTCCGGGGCTCGCCTGCGCATGCTGCGCCTCTCACCCACCCGGGGCAGGCCTCCTCCTCGTCGGGATCCCCGCTGTACGAAGGGGCCCCCACGGCCACAGACATTCCCGACAGCCAGTACGACGCGGCGGCGCAGGCCCGCCTCCTAGCCTCGTGGACGCCGGTGTCACCACCTTCCATGTGA
- the TBXT gene encoding T-box transcription factor T isoform X3 yields the protein MSSPGAESAGKSLQYRVDHLLSAVESELQAGSEKGDPTERELRVGLEESELWLRFKELTNEMIVTKNGRRMFPVLKVNVSGLDPNAMYSFLLDFVAADNHRWKYVNGEWVPGGKPEPQAPSCVYIHPDSPNFGAHWMKAPVSFSKVKLTNKLNGGGQIMLNSLHKYEPRIHIVRVGGAQRMITSHCFPETQFIAVTAYQNEEITALKIKYNPFAKAFLDAKERSDHKDLMEEPGDSQQSGSQSYSDNPSACLSMLQSHESWPSLGTPAHTSMLPMSHGAGAPTSSSQYPSLWSVSNGAITPGAPTAAMANGLGAQFFRGSPAHAAPLTHPGQASSSSGSPLYEGAPTATDIPDSQYDAAAQARLLASWTPVSPPSM from the exons ATGAGCTCCCCGGGCGCCGAGAGCGCGGGGAAGAGCCTGCAGTACCGCGTGGACCACCTGCTGAGCGCCGTGGAGAGCGAGCTGCAGGCGGGCAGCGAGAAGGGCGACCCCACGGAGCGCGAGCTGCgcgtggggctggaggagagcgAGCTGTGGCTGCGCTTCAAGGAGCTCACCAACGAGATGATCGTGACCAAGAACGGCAG GAGGATGTTCCCGGTGCTGAAGGTGAATGTGTCTGGCCTGGACCCCAACGCCATGTACTCCTTCTTGCTGGACTTCGTGGCTGCTGACAACCACCGCTGGAAGTACGTGAACGGAGAGTGGGTCCCCGGGGGCAAGCCCGAGCCCCAGGCGCCCAGCTGCGTCTATATCCACCCCGACTCGCCCAACTTCGGGGCCCACTGGATGAAGGCGCCCGTCTCCTTCAGCAAAGTCAAGCTCACCAACAAACTCAACGGAGGGGGTCAG ATCATGTTGAACTCCTTACACAAGTACGAGCCCCGGATCCACATAGTGAGGGTAGGGGGCGCACAGCGGATGATCACCAGCCACTGCTTCCCTGAGACCCAGTTCATCGCTGTGACCGCTTACCAGAACGAGGAG ATCACGgctcttaaaattaaatacaatccGTTTGCAAAAGCTTTCCTTGATGCAAAGGAAAG AAGTGATCACAAAGATCTGATGGAGGAACCTGGAGACAGCCAGCAGTCCGGGTCCCAAT CCTATTCTGACAATCCGTCGGCGTGTTTGTCCATGCTCCAATCCCACGAGAGCTGGCCCAGCCTTGGGACCCCCGCCCACACCAGCATGCTCCCCATGAGCCACGGCGCCGGCGCACCCACCAGCTCCAG CCAGTACCCCAGCCTGTGGTCCGTGAGCAACGGCGCCATCACGCCCGGGGCCCCGACGGCGGCGATGGCCAACGGGCTCGGCGCGCAGTTCTTCCGGGGCTCGCCTGCGCATGCTGCGCCTCTCACCCACCCGGGGCAGGCCTCCTCCTCGTCGGGATCCCCGCTGTACGAAGGGGCCCCCACGGCCACAGACATTCCCGACAGCCAGTACGACGCGGCGGCGCAGGCCCGCCTCCTAGCCTCGTGGACGCCGGTGTCACCACCTTCCATGTGA